The DNA sequence TTTGCGCTCTGCCTTTGTTGTATCTTCTGATCTTGAGATTTTAAAACAGCTTAAATCGCAAAGACAGCTGATTGCCGATGAGCTCAACGTAAAAGAAATAATCTTTAAAGAAGATGAAACAGCATTTGTTTTACTTTTAGTAAAACCCAATTTTCGTGTTTTAGGTAAAAAAGTAGGTAAACTCATGAGTGCTGTTAAGACAGCTTTAGAAAATCTTTCTCAAAAAGAGCTTAATCAATTATTGGAAGAGAATCAATATGAGTTAATACTTGGGAAGGAAACCATTCTTTTAAGTGTTGATGATATTATTATAGAACGCCGAGTAAAAGAAGGATTAGTGGCCTCTACAACAGGTCCGGTAATTGTTGCTATTGATGCGGTTTTAGATGAGGAATTATTACTAGAGGGATTAGCAAGAGAATTGGTTAATAAGATTAATACTATGCGTCGAGATTTGAGTTTTGCAGTAAGCGATCGAATTGAGATTTATCTTAATACTACAGAAAAAGTTAAGAAAGCTTTATCCATCCATCAAGATTACGTGATGGCGCAAGTATTAGGGATAAAACTGGAGTATAGTTCTCAAGAAGAGGGGAGTGGTTGGGATTTAAATGGAGAAAAAACTTTTATTGCAATAACACGCTGGAAATGATTTAAAATAAACCCTAAGACTTGAAGATATTCAAGTTTTAGGGTTTATTTTTTTACAAAATTATCTTGAACGTCTTCTTGATTGCGGACTTCTATTTCTGCTTCTACTCTGCGGTTTAGAAGAGGAGTCGCTAGGATCATCAATAAATCTTTCTACTTCTCCGAGCATTTGATAATCTCTAGAAGAAGCAAAGGAAAAAGCTTTTCCTTTGGCCCCTGCACGACCTGTTCTTCCAATACGATGGACATAATCGTCTAATGTCTTAGGTAGGTCAAAATTGATTACATGGCTGACCTCTGGTATATCAATTCCACGAGCCATTACATCTGTCGCAACTATTACTTTAATGTCCCCACTGCGGAGTTTTTTCATGGTTCTAGTCCTTTGCTGTTGATTCATGCCACCGTGTAGAGCTGCTGCTTTTAAACCACCATAGCACAGTTTATCAGCGATTTCTTCTGTCTGTCTTTGAGTAGAAGAGAAAACAATAGCTTGCTCTATATTTGGATCGGACAAAATTTCATCTAAAAGCTTATATTTTTGCTCTAAGTTATTTGTTTTACGAATGTATTGTTCAATTAAGTCATAGCTAGCAGCTTTTTTTTCGACGATGATTTCCGTTGGGTTTGTTAGTAAACTATTAGCTAGTCTTAGGACCTTCTTGTCATAAGTAGCAGAAAACATCAAAGTTTGACGAGATTTAGGTATCATAGAAGCTATATACTCAACAGGTTCAATAAAGCCCATATCGAGCATTCTATCCGCTTCATCCAAAATGAGCATTTTCAGATTAGATAGATCAATGCGTTTTTCTTCCAGACACTCAATGAGCCTGCCTGGAGTTGCAATCAGAATATCAAAATTTCTTGACAGCTTTCGGTTTTGAATATGATAAGGAATTCCTCCGCAAATAAAAACACTGGTTATGTGACGAAGATGACGACTTAGTTTAGCCGTTTCATTAACTACCTGCATAGCTAATTCACGTGTAGGAACCAAAACCAAGATCTTAGGCCCTCGAGTAGAAGATTTTTCTAATAATCGGCAAAGAGCAGGGAGAATAAAAGCTGCTGTTTTACCTGTTCCTGTTTGTGCAGAAGCTCGCAAATCTTTTCCCTTGAGAACTTCAGGGATTGCTTGTTGTTGAATATCTGAGGGAGTTGTAAACCCTAAATCTTGAATTGCTTGAAGAATTAATGGTTCTTGAATGAGATCTTCGAAATTTTTATTTGTCATTTTTTCACTTACCTTAAAGTAGCATTGCATAGGTTAATCATTTGCAACAACTAAAAAGAAGGTGCAAAAGAATAATGAATAGTTTAACAAAACTAAATAATATAAACAAGATCTCTTAAATTCTAAAAAATAATAGTATTTATAAAAAACTTACAAGAATATAAAAAAAAAATTATAAAATGGGCAGTTTGTTTTTTTTGATCCAACGATATAAACAGAAGATAATCCCTATAGCTCCACAGCTATATACAATCAAATTTGGCAGACTTATCCAAGGGTAAAGGGGTTGGTTAGGCCTTCCCCAGCGAGATCCAGGAGGCCAAAAGATCCAGCTAGGGCTTCCTTTTAAGTTATCTTCTGGAACAAAACCAAAATCACGGCTATCTGAACTCATTGCGTGATTATCACCTAAAACAAGATACATTTTTAGTGGGATAGTAAGGCCATATTTTTTAATAAACTCCACATTAAGAGCACCATTTTTCAGCAAAGGAGGACCATAATCTATAAAAGGTGTAGGAGAAGAATTCTCTTTTCTTACAAATTCTATAAGAGAAGGATCGTCGCGCGTTAAGATGGGTGCTCCCATCAGATAAAAATCTTGATTGCGAAAATACGCATAACGAGCTGGTACTAATCTTTGATCTCTCTTTTTGCTTAAGAATCGATTATCCCAATCTATTCCAAGGTTGAAAAAGAGCTGCACATTTTGTGGGCTATATGTATATAACGGATGAGAAGGAGGTAATTCTTCGATAATCCCTTGCCATAATACGCGATAAGCCTTTCCATCGTAAAATTCATAACATCCATCTGGTACATCGGCAAGAGTAGGAGCAAAGGCTTTTTTTCCCAGACTTATATTAGGGTAACGATACACTTGGTGATCTTTTACGACAAATCGTGCTGTATATAGATTTTGCATCAGCGCCTTTAGATGATTCTCTTGTAGCGCAATAATAGACGTGCTTAGTTGTATTTTGGGATATACATTTTTATACGCATCTTTTGTTAATTGCACAGATTGCAAGGAGGGATGATGTTTAATCTCTAGATATAATACTCCTTCAGGTACTTCTTTTATGTTGAACTCTTTTAGTTCTTCTTGTTTAAGTAGCCTTACCATGCCAAAGTTTTTAAAACCCCATAAGTCGCTATAATCTGTAATAAAGCCAGAAGCAGGAAGCATTTTGGCTTGGTTTTTTTGCAGATTAAATTCTGCAATAGGTTCATTCATTTGGTAGAAAATAAGAGAATTATTGTTTTTATGAGAGATCTCGACTTTGCGCTGAAAATGAATAAAAGGGATATGCTCAATTTGTTTTAATGAGGTTAATTGTAGTTCTTGGGTAATATCCTTGCCATCTTTATCGATCCCATAAATCTGTCCTCCATAAAAATATAGAGTGTCGCCTGGTTTACCAATGAGACGCTTAATGTATTGTTTTTTTCCAGGGAATAGATAAAAATACATAGTATCTACATCGTAGATATCCATGTTTTCCCCAGTAAAAATTACAATCGAATTACGTTGTATTAAATCGGGATTGAAATACAAGTGTTGTGTTTTTAGGGGAATATTGATTCCAAAATCTGCTTTAGACACAATTAAGCGATCTTTTTCTTTAAAGGTAGGACGCATAGATCCAGATGGGATTTCATAGAGCTCAAACCACATTTGACGGATTAAAAGTGCAATGATTAAAGCAATGCATACTCCAATTACCACATCTCGGAAGTAGTCAAAAGGTCCTTTTTTTAGACAAGTCAGACCAAAACCTTGAGCTTTTTTAGCTAGTCGATCGGCTAGAGATCTATCTTTTTGTAAAATCGCATTTTGCAGAGCAGTTAAAGAAGTTTCTATTTCAATACGGGTATCCACAGGTAATTTATGCTTTTTCTTTTTATAGAGATGATACGTTTGGATCAGATAACGTTTAGATTGCCTTAAAGAGTATATTTTTTTTTTAGAAAAAGACCACATTGTTATCCAGATTCTTTAAATAAAATAGAACATTATAGCAAGAGAATTTACGGGTTTTTTAGAAAGAGAGCAAGCTTTTTATCTTCTATAGAAAAAACTCCAAAATCTTTTCTTTAAAGCTTTTTTCAAAGCACTAACTCCTGGGTGCAAAGGATCCACCTCTTCTGCAAGAGACCTATGTTTATCAGCATAATCGCGATTCTTACATGCAAGGTGATAAAACCCCATACAAACCATAAACCCACGAAACTCAGAATAATGAAAGGAAAAGCGGTTTGGATAAAGCTCTAATAAATCATGTTTATGGTGAAAAATAGAAGGAATTTCTTGAATTTTCTTATATCGTAAACACTGATCTGCATAGTTGATTTTAGCACATAGATAAGAGGGATGTAGATCATAGGTAATCTTAATTAGCTCTTCTGCTTGTTTATTTTTTTTTAATCTCAGGTAAGCAAAAGCTAATAAATTAGCCACTTCTGGAACATTGAGATGATCTTTATAAAATGCTTCTAAGGCAGATAGATGTTTTTCAGGGTTTTCTTGAACTTGACTGTGAATTTTTTGAAAAAAAATCTTTTTTGAAGCATCTAGTTTAAGATTAGAGAAACTAGGTGAGAAAGTAATTCGATAAAAGCGATAAGGAAAATAGATGGAAGGAATTTCTAGTAAAGTGGAGCTTTTCATACTTATTAAGCATAAATCATTTGCGTTTTTTTAGGCACTTTTCTTGTGGGAAAAATGTTCATAACTTAAATCAATAGCCTTTGTGTGAGTATTCTATTAAGAGTGGATCAAGAGTAGAAAAAAAGAAGGGTTAATTTTTATCTTTCTAATTATGAACAGTTTAAATTCTCATTGCTCTTATTTTTTTTAGATAAACAAACAAGGGAAGATAAATGAATTTTGTTGTGGAAAGATTGTTGATAAC is a window from the Candidatus Rhabdochlamydia porcellionis genome containing:
- the lepB gene encoding signal peptidase I, yielding MWSFSKKKIYSLRQSKRYLIQTYHLYKKKKHKLPVDTRIEIETSLTALQNAILQKDRSLADRLAKKAQGFGLTCLKKGPFDYFRDVVIGVCIALIIALLIRQMWFELYEIPSGSMRPTFKEKDRLIVSKADFGINIPLKTQHLYFNPDLIQRNSIVIFTGENMDIYDVDTMYFYLFPGKKQYIKRLIGKPGDTLYFYGGQIYGIDKDGKDITQELQLTSLKQIEHIPFIHFQRKVEISHKNNNSLIFYQMNEPIAEFNLQKNQAKMLPASGFITDYSDLWGFKNFGMVRLLKQEELKEFNIKEVPEGVLYLEIKHHPSLQSVQLTKDAYKNVYPKIQLSTSIIALQENHLKALMQNLYTARFVVKDHQVYRYPNISLGKKAFAPTLADVPDGCYEFYDGKAYRVLWQGIIEELPPSHPLYTYSPQNVQLFFNLGIDWDNRFLSKKRDQRLVPARYAYFRNQDFYLMGAPILTRDDPSLIEFVRKENSSPTPFIDYGPPLLKNGALNVEFIKKYGLTIPLKMYLVLGDNHAMSSDSRDFGFVPEDNLKGSPSWIFWPPGSRWGRPNQPLYPWISLPNLIVYSCGAIGIIFCLYRWIKKNKLPIL
- a CDS encoding DEAD/DEAH box helicase, which codes for MTNKNFEDLIQEPLILQAIQDLGFTTPSDIQQQAIPEVLKGKDLRASAQTGTGKTAAFILPALCRLLEKSSTRGPKILVLVPTRELAMQVVNETAKLSRHLRHITSVFICGGIPYHIQNRKLSRNFDILIATPGRLIECLEEKRIDLSNLKMLILDEADRMLDMGFIEPVEYIASMIPKSRQTLMFSATYDKKVLRLANSLLTNPTEIIVEKKAASYDLIEQYIRKTNNLEQKYKLLDEILSDPNIEQAIVFSSTQRQTEEIADKLCYGGLKAAALHGGMNQQQRTRTMKKLRSGDIKVIVATDVMARGIDIPEVSHVINFDLPKTLDDYVHRIGRTGRAGAKGKAFSFASSRDYQMLGEVERFIDDPSDSSSKPQSRSRNRSPQSRRRSR